In Myxococcus stipitatus, a single window of DNA contains:
- a CDS encoding metallophosphoesterase, which produces MAELSDGVEREPRRERARPRVSRWLLSLGLVLSMFAGLHAYIATRLFVSPAWPWPWGGVGGAAVALLFLSIPAGLLWARGEPTRFTRLLQWTSFIWLGSFGVLLSAVLVADVVGGVLGIAGVVPEALARGKALAVLGVSLPAVVYAFVTARGRAKVERVTVPVEGLGEGLRGLKVVQISDIHVGPTLDGRWLRRVVEQVNALAPDVVAVTGDLVDGDVGTLREEVRPLAELRASLGVFYVTGNHEYYHGGPAWEAEVARLGLTVLRNAHQVVERDGARLVVAGVTDHDAGHIVPAHASRPDVALAGAPADVPRVLLAHQPRSALRVAEAGVRVDLQLSGHTHGGQVFPFMFFIKLQQPVVRGLATVAGVRVYTHRGTGYWGPPLRLGPSPEIAELTLVPAR; this is translated from the coding sequence GTGGCGGAGCTGTCGGATGGCGTGGAGCGGGAGCCCCGGCGTGAGCGCGCGCGGCCCCGGGTGTCACGGTGGTTGCTCTCGCTGGGCCTCGTTCTGTCGATGTTCGCGGGGCTGCATGCGTACATCGCGACGCGGCTGTTCGTGAGCCCGGCGTGGCCCTGGCCATGGGGCGGGGTGGGGGGCGCGGCGGTGGCGCTGCTGTTCCTGTCGATTCCAGCGGGACTCCTGTGGGCCCGGGGCGAGCCGACGCGGTTCACGCGGCTGTTGCAGTGGACGTCGTTCATCTGGCTGGGGAGCTTCGGCGTCCTGCTCAGCGCGGTGCTGGTGGCGGACGTGGTGGGGGGGGTGCTCGGCATTGCGGGCGTGGTGCCGGAGGCGCTGGCGCGAGGCAAGGCGTTGGCGGTACTCGGCGTGTCGCTGCCCGCGGTGGTGTACGCGTTCGTCACCGCGCGGGGGCGGGCGAAGGTGGAGCGGGTGACGGTGCCGGTGGAGGGATTGGGGGAGGGGCTGCGCGGGCTGAAGGTGGTGCAGATTTCAGACATCCACGTGGGGCCCACGCTGGATGGCCGGTGGCTGCGGCGCGTGGTGGAGCAGGTGAACGCGCTGGCGCCGGACGTCGTCGCGGTGACGGGGGACCTGGTGGACGGCGACGTGGGGACGCTGCGCGAAGAGGTGCGTCCGCTGGCGGAGCTGCGCGCGTCGCTCGGGGTGTTCTACGTGACGGGCAACCACGAGTACTACCACGGCGGTCCCGCGTGGGAGGCGGAGGTGGCGCGGCTGGGGCTCACGGTGCTGCGCAACGCGCACCAGGTGGTGGAGCGGGACGGCGCGCGGCTGGTGGTCGCGGGCGTGACGGACCATGACGCGGGGCACATCGTGCCGGCGCACGCGAGCCGGCCGGACGTGGCGCTCGCGGGGGCGCCCGCGGACGTGCCGAGGGTGCTGCTGGCGCACCAGCCGCGCTCCGCGCTGCGCGTGGCGGAGGCGGGTGTCCGCGTGGACCTCCAGCTCTCCGGCCATACGCACGGCGGGCAGGTGTTCCCGTTCATGTTCTTCATCAAGCTCCAGCAGCCGGTGGTGCGCGGGCTGGCCACGGTCGCGGGCGTCCGCGTGTACACGCACCGGGGCACGGGCTACTGGGGGCCGCCGCTGCGGCTGGGCCCCTCGCCGGAGATCGCCGAGCTGACGCTGGTCCCGGCGCGGTGA